A region from the Panicum hallii strain FIL2 chromosome 1, PHallii_v3.1, whole genome shotgun sequence genome encodes:
- the LOC112897763 gene encoding pentatricopeptide repeat-containing protein At5g27110-like, whose translation MILRKLVSLILDGTWPCARATAAAHAAAVKAGHAVDVFLSNHLIVSYAGSGLLDAARRVFDGMPRRNLVSWSALISCCARAGRPELALELFARMRGARPNEHVYASVTRSCAALRALAAGAQVHGHAVKSGFLDASFVANSIASMYMKCGCFDEGYDVFRTLAEPTVVSYNATISGLAASAQPEKGLEVFRLMKLRGLRPDRFSYAAALGICSDLENPNIGAALHCDTIKIGLDVTAFVGNVILDMYSKHGTITEAEQVFFSVDEKDAVTWNTYIAAHSRHGGYIEALMLFKDMLDTDVCPDNFTYASALAACAELSLIRHGGQVHCHLIRSREDSDVAVGNAIISMYASCGHMVHALRAFDQLRGRNLCSWNTLISGFGKQGRAREAIETFERMKEAGIAPDSITFTGLLAACNHAGSVDQGMEYFSSMSGTYGVSPGAEHVSCVADLLGRAGRLKEAEDHVLASASRDDPVALGSLLSASRVHGDADVGERAAARLLALGPATTSPYVLLSQLHAAGGRRGGAAEAWRMLRGGAARKKDAGLSVVDFR comes from the coding sequence ATGATCCTGCGGAAGCTGGTGTCTCTCATCCTCGATGGCACCTGGCCGTGCGCTCGAGCCACCGCAGCGGCGCACGCGGCCGCCGTCAAAGCCGGCCACGCGGTGGACGTCTTCCTGTCCAACCACCTCATCGTCTCTTATGCCGGGTCCGGCCTCCTCGACGCCGCGCGGAGGGTGTTCGACGGAATGCCGCGCCGGAACCTCGTCTCGTGGTCGGCGCTCATCTCGTGCTGCGCCCGCGCGGGGAGGCCGGAGCTGGCGCTGGAGCTCTTCGCGCGGATGCGAGGCGCGCGGCCGAACGAGCACGTCTACGCCAGCGTGACGCGCTCCTGCGCCGCCCTTCGCGCGCTCGCGGCGGGCGCGCAGGTGCACGGCCACGCCGTCAAGAGCGGGTTCCTCGACGCGTCCTTCGTGGCCAACTCCATCGCGTCGATGTACATGAAGTGCGGGTGCTTCGACGAAGGGTACGACGTCTTCAGGACGCTCGCGGAACCGACCGTCGTGTCGTACAACGCCACGATCTCCGGTCTGGCGGCGAGCGCACAGCCGGAGAAGGGCCTGGAGGTGTTCAGGCTAATGAAGCTGCGGGGGCTGCGTCCGGACAGGTTCTCGTACGCTGCTGCTCTTGGAATCTGCAGCGATTTGGAGAATCCTAACATTGGAGCAGCGTTGCATTGTGACACTATCAAGATCGGCCTGGACGTCACCGCCTTTGTGGGCAATGTCATCCTGGACATGTACTCGAAACATGGCACCATCACAGAAGCAGAGCAGGTGTTCTTTTCAGTGGACGAGAAGGATGCAGTCACCTGGAACACCTACATCGCTGCACACTCGCGGCACGGTGGCTATATCGAAGCTCTTATGCTATTCAAGGACATGTTGGACACAGACGTCTGCCCTGACAACTTCACCTACGCCAGCGCCCTTGCGGCGTGCGCGGAGCTCTCTCTGATCCGCCATGGCGGCCAAGTTCACTGCCACCTCATCAGAAGCAGAGAAGACTCTGATGTCGCCGTGGGCAACGCGATCATCAGCATGTACGCAAGCTGCGGTCACATGGTGCATGCCCTTCGCGCTTTCGATCAGCTGCGAGGCCGGAACCTGTGCTCGTGGAACACGCTGATTTCTGGGTTCGGCAAACAGGGCCGTGCCAGGGAAGCCATCGAGACCTTCGAGCGGATGAAGGAAGCCGGGATCGCTCCGGACTCGATCACATTCACCGGCCTTCTGGCTGCCTGCAACCACGCTGGATCGGTGGACCAAGGCATGGAGTACTTCAGCTCCATGAGCGGGACGTACGGCGTCTCGCCCGGAGCCGAGCACGTCTCTTGCGTCGCCGATCTCCTGGGCAGAGCTGGGAGGTTGAAGGAGGCGGAGGACCATGTCCTGGCATCCGCGTCCCGCGACGACCCCGTCGCCCTGGGCAGCCTGCTCTCCGCCAGCAGGGTCCACGGGGACGCCGACGTCGGCGAGAGGGCCGCCGCGAGGCTTCTGGCGCTGGGGCCGGCGACGACCTCGCCGTACGTGCTGCTGTCGCAGCTGCACgccgcgggcgggcggcggggcggcgccgccgaGGCCTGGCGGATGctgaggggcggcgcggcgaggaagAAAGATGCCGGCCTCAGCGTGGTCGATTTCAGATAA
- the LOC112889673 gene encoding F-box/kelch-repeat protein At1g22040-like, translating to MGSILSATGSTAKSMDRHETSGTDPNKRVKVSTYEYGTNPRIIPTLPDELSFQILARLPRIYYLNLKMVCRAWKAAITSHELSQLRRELGVSEEWLYVLTKVEANKLDWYALDPLFQKWQRLPPMPSFVNEEESSRTGSSGFRMWNVVGSSIRIADFVRSWFWRRNGLDQMPFCGCSVGVADCYLYVVGGFSKAVALNCVWRYDPFVNFWEEVSPMMTGRAFCKATFLNGKLYVVGGVSRGRNGLLPLRSAEVFDPQTGLWSELPEMPFAKAQVLPTAFLADVLKPIATGMAPYKGKLYVPQSLYSWPFFFDIGGEIYDPELNSWSTMPDGLGDGWPARQAGTKLGVVIDDKLYTLEPSSSLDSGQIKRYNSEEDTWVTIAPQVPVNDFTDAEAPYLLAGLHGRLHVITKAANNTLQVMQAVVQNNTDNRASEENLLWNTVASKNFGTAELVSCQVLDV from the coding sequence ATGGGCTCCATTCTAAGTGCTACAGGGAGTACTGCTAAGTCTATGGATCGGCATGAGACATCTGGAACAGATCCTAATAAGAGGGTGAAAGTATCTACTTATGAGTATGGGACGAACCCAAGGATCATTCCAACACTTCCTGATGAGCTCTCGTTCCAAATTCTGGCAAGGTTACCACGGATTTATTACCTAAACTTGAAGATGGTTTGCAGAGCTTGGAAGGCAGCAATCACCAGTCATGAACTTTCCCAGCTGAGGAGAGAGCTTGGCGTAAGTGAAGAATGGTTGTATGTACTGACCAAAGTTGAGGCAAATAAGCTCGATTGGTATGCTCTTGATCCATTGTTTCAGAAATGGCAGAGGTTGCCACCGATGCCTTCTTTCGTCAATGAGGAGGAATCCAGTAGGACTGGATCTTCTGGGTTCCGGATGTGGAATGTTGTGGGCTCAAGCATTAGGATTGCTGATTTCGTGAGGAGCTGGTTCTGGCGCAGGAACGGTTTGGACCAGATGCCCTTTTGTGGTTGCTCAGTGGGTGTTGCTGATTGTTACTTGTATGTCGTTGGGGGGTTTTCCAAAGCTGTTGCCCTGAACTGCGTATGGAGATATGACCCTTTTGTCAATTTTTGGGAGGAAGTAAGCCCAATGATGACTGGGCGGGCTTTCTGCAAGGCAACATTCTTGAATGGCAAGTTATATGTAGTTGGTGGAGTCAGTAGGGGTCGAAATGGCTTGCTTCCTCTGCGTTCAGCTGAGGTGTTTGATCCGCAAACTGGACTGTGGAGTGAGCTACCAGAAATGCCTTTTGCGAAAGCACAGGTACTCCCCACAGCTTTCTTGGCTGATGTGCTGAAGCCTATTGCCACAGGAATGGCACCATACAAGGGTAAACTATACGTCCCTCAGAGCTTGTACTCATGGCCATTCTTTTTCGACATCGGAGGCGAGATATATGACCCGGAACTGAATTCTTGGTCAACGATGCCGGATGGTCTCGGCGACGGATGGCCAGCAAGGCAGGCAGGCACTAAACTTGGAGTCGTGATCGACGACAAACTTTATACCTTGGAGCCTTCCAGCTCTTTGGACAGTGGCCAGATAAAAAGATACAACTCTGAAGAAGACACATGGGTAACTATCGCCCCACAGGTTCCAGTTAACGATTTCACTGATGCAGAGGCTCCATATTTACTTGCTGGCCTCCATGGAAGGCTCCACGTTATAACAAAGGCGGCGAACAATACTCTTCAGGTTATGCAGGCTGTGGTGCAGAATAACACAGACAATAGGGCATCTGAAGAAAACTTGTTATGGAACACAGTGGCTTCCAAGAACTTTGGGACGGCTGAGCTTGTCAGTTGCCAGGTTCTTGATGTTTAA
- the LOC112875087 gene encoding uncharacterized protein LOC112875087, which produces MASMMVVGDLVEAYVLKNAYKEKLRRMVAAEEEEETKRRGSGSAEKKKASSGGGRGGGLFGLIKKKVHPKAAASSAVET; this is translated from the coding sequence ATGGCGTCCATGATGGTGGTGGGAGACTTGGTGGAGGCGTACGTGCTCAAGAACGCGTACAAGGAGAAGCTCCGGCGCATGGTGGcggccgaggaggaggaggagaccaagcggcggggctccgggtccgcggagaagaagaaggcctcctcgggcggcggcaggggaggaGGGCTGTTCGGGCTCATCAAGAAGAAGGTGCATCCCAAAGCGGCCGCGTCGTCGGCCGTGGAGACCTGA
- the LOC112901879 gene encoding uncharacterized protein LOC112901879 produces the protein MASMMGGDFVEAYVLKNAYKEKLRRMEAAEEEEETKRRGAGSAEKKKASSGGGRGGGLFGLLKKKVHPKAAALSEAGGAAASSS, from the coding sequence ATGGCGTCGATGATGGGGGGCGACTTCGTGGAGGCGTACGTGCTCAAGAACGCGTACAAGGAGAAGCTCCGGCGCATGGAGGcggccgaggaggaggaggagaccaagcggcggggcgccgggtccgcggagaagaagaaggcctcgtcgggcggcggcaggggaggaGGGCTGTTCGGGCTCCTCAAGAAGAAGGTGCACCCCAAGGCGGCCGCGTTGAGCGAGGCCGGCGGagctgctgcttcttcttcctga
- the LOC112900265 gene encoding phosphopantothenate--cysteine ligase 1-like yields the protein MVAVEDPESFFATAPPLGDAGAVAARLQEFVARNSSHPSSEGGGRRRIVCVTSGGTTVPLEQRCVRYIDNFSSGHRGAASTEYFLKAGYAVIFVHRRGSCQPFCRFLPDDSFLKFFDVTTESKVQVVESHTTVVKKAIGEYSKAIEGGALLKLPFTTIFEYLQLLKMVATSMSSVGLHGMFYLAAAVSDFYVPWDSMAKHKIQSAGGPLDMKLSQVPKMLSVLRNQWAPMAFCISFKLETDSEILIQKAEMALHKYKMNVVVANLLATYKEEVVVVSNGERNTIRRCNADEDLEEHIIKLLEKSHSNYIYSSTDDGCNKNDYETLVPLGIKSLA from the exons ATGGTCGCGGTGGAGGACCCGGAATCCTTCttcgccaccgcgccgccgctgggggacgccggcgccgtcgccgccaggCTGCAGGAGTTCGTCGCGCGCAACTCTTCCCACCCCTCGTCAG agggcggcgggcggcggcggatcgtGTGCGTCACGTCGGGCGGGACGACGGTGCCGCTGGAGCAGCGGTGCGTCCGCTACATCGACAACTTCAGCTCCGGCCACCGCGGCGCCGCGTCCACCGA GTATTTCTTAAAGGCTGGTTATGCTGTCATCTTCGTCCATCGACG TGGGAGCTGCCAACCTTTCTGTAGGTTCCTGCCTGATGATTCATTTCTCAAATTCTTTGATGTAACTACAGAGTCGAAGGTTCAAG TGGTTGAGTCCCACACGACGGTGGTAAAGAAGGCAATTGGGGAGTATAGCAAG GCTATTGAAGGAGGCGCTCTGCTGAAACTCCCATTCACCACGATATTTGAATATCTTCAG TTACTGAAGATGGTGGCTACATCAATGAGCTCTGTGGGTCTCCACGGGATGTTCTATCTCGCTGCTGCTGTATCCGACTTTTATGTTCCATGGGATAGCATG GCCAAACATAAGATTCAGTCAGCCGGAGGCCCACTGGATATGAAGCTAAGTCAGGTCCCCAAAATGCTTTCAGTTCTTCGAAACCAATGGGCTCCCATGGCCTTCTGCATATCTTTCAAG CTGGAGACAGATTCAGAGATTCTCATTCAGAAAGCAGAAATGGCTCTGCACAAGTACAAGATGAACGTTGTTGTGGCCAATCTGCTTGCAACCTACAAAGAGGAGGTCGTCGTCGTCTCCAATGGCGAAAGAAACACTATCCGGAGGTGCAATGCGGATGAGGATCTGGAGGAGCACATTATCAAGCTCCTAGAGAAGAGCCACTCAAACTACATCTATAGCAGCACAGATGATGGGTGCAACAAGAATGACTACGAAACGCTTGTACCGTTGGGCATCAAAAGTCTGGCTTAA